From Myxococcales bacterium, a single genomic window includes:
- a CDS encoding glycine--tRNA ligase has protein sequence METLVSLCKRRGFVFQSSEIYGGINGFWDFGPVGVELKRRIKDSWWRRMVQGRDDVVGVDTSIIAHPRTWVASGHVSSFSDPMVDCKSCKKRFRADDMPTPKKGNAEGSCPECGGELTDARAFNLMFQTYVGATSDNASLAYLRPETCQSIFTQFKNVQTVSRMKVPFGIAQIGKAFRNEITPRNFIFRSREFEQMEMEFFCHADESDKWFEYWVADRREWFASIGIKPEKIRIREHSKEELAHYAKACSDVEYEMPFGWSEMEGIANRSNYDLTQHMNESGKDMNYFDDVRKEKFVPHVVETSVGVDRTALAVLCDAYREEEVAGEKRVVMGFNPVVAPVQIGVLPLSNKLKEPAKKLEMDLRKRFVSEYDDAGSIGKRYRRHDEIGTPYCVTYDFDSESDHAATVRDRDSMKQERIPLANLVSYFEDKFSKF, from the coding sequence ATGGAGACTCTCGTATCTCTCTGCAAGCGCAGGGGGTTTGTCTTCCAATCTAGCGAGATATATGGCGGGATCAATGGCTTCTGGGATTTTGGGCCTGTCGGCGTCGAGTTGAAGCGCCGAATCAAGGACTCCTGGTGGCGCAGGATGGTTCAAGGGCGCGACGATGTCGTCGGCGTAGATACCTCCATAATAGCGCATCCGAGGACATGGGTCGCCTCCGGCCATGTTTCGAGCTTCAGCGATCCGATGGTGGACTGCAAGTCATGTAAAAAGCGTTTTCGGGCGGACGATATGCCGACTCCAAAAAAGGGAAACGCTGAAGGGTCATGTCCGGAATGCGGAGGAGAGCTTACCGATGCGCGCGCGTTCAACCTGATGTTTCAAACCTATGTCGGTGCGACATCGGACAACGCATCGCTCGCCTACCTTCGGCCCGAGACATGCCAGTCTATCTTCACGCAGTTCAAGAACGTTCAGACTGTCAGCAGGATGAAGGTGCCGTTTGGCATCGCGCAGATAGGCAAGGCCTTTAGAAATGAGATCACGCCGAGGAATTTCATCTTCAGGTCGAGGGAGTTCGAACAGATGGAGATGGAATTTTTCTGTCACGCCGACGAGTCCGACAAGTGGTTTGAGTATTGGGTCGCGGACAGGCGCGAATGGTTTGCATCGATAGGAATAAAACCTGAAAAGATCCGCATCAGAGAACATTCGAAGGAGGAGCTCGCGCACTATGCCAAGGCCTGCAGCGATGTCGAGTACGAGATGCCGTTCGGATGGTCCGAGATGGAAGGGATAGCCAACAGGTCAAATTATGATCTGACGCAGCATATGAACGAATCCGGCAAGGACATGAATTACTTCGACGATGTGAGGAAGGAAAAATTTGTTCCGCACGTGGTCGAGACCTCCGTCGGCGTGGATAGGACGGCTCTTGCGGTGCTGTGCGATGCCTACAGGGAAGAGGAGGTCGCCGGGGAGAAGAGGGTAGTGATGGGTTTCAACCCAGTTGTGGCCCCGGTGCAGATCGGCGTGCTGCCGCTTTCGAATAAGTTGAAGGAACCTGCGAAGAAGCTGGAGATGGATCTCAGAAAGAGGTTCGTCAGCGAATACGACGATGCGGGTTCCATCGGAAAGCGCTACAGGCGCCATGATGAAATAGGAACGCCATACTGTGTTACCTACGATTTTGATTCGGAGAGCGACCACGCTGCCACTGTGCGCGACCGTGATTCGATGAAACAGGAAAGAATACCGCTGGCAAATCTCGTCAGTTACTTCGAGGATAAATTTTCGAAGTTCTAG
- a CDS encoding efflux RND transporter periplasmic adaptor subunit, with amino-acid sequence MKRVILIALVAVLPQIQGCDFDSDGFLGKLFKGGGSAVPVTVEGVTIRDKDYRIKVPATIEPSKVEEITFPKEITVEKVLVSVGDKVSVGDPLFQISEMEIKNRIAKLQEDLRDAKADIDKNMYLFNNRDRLIEEGRIEQSQYDDIEPDLDAAEQRAEKVQAELTRLTESPSSNSITSSARGVVSEINAAVGTATPAGKALIKITKVDPLTARFELASYESSAISNGMGVTVRLPDLSAESIHAKITKIDPTIDPELQTFKVWAEVPNANGHLKVGMSAEVEFVTPKKQRFYLIPAEALIRERRRHYVFTVINGIAHKVEVVPKEKVGSKIEIAKGLREDDLVVVKGNEKLTEGTVLDIWGR; translated from the coding sequence GTGAAAAGAGTCATTCTCATCGCGCTAGTTGCCGTGCTCCCGCAGATTCAGGGCTGCGATTTCGACAGCGACGGCTTCCTTGGGAAACTCTTCAAGGGCGGCGGAAGCGCAGTCCCCGTCACAGTAGAGGGGGTGACGATAAGGGACAAGGATTACAGGATAAAGGTTCCGGCGACCATCGAACCTTCGAAGGTTGAGGAAATCACCTTCCCGAAAGAGATCACCGTTGAGAAGGTGCTCGTGTCAGTCGGTGACAAGGTCTCGGTTGGAGATCCTCTTTTTCAGATATCCGAAATGGAGATCAAGAACAGGATCGCGAAACTTCAGGAGGATCTCAGGGATGCCAAGGCCGACATCGACAAGAACATGTATCTCTTCAATAACCGCGACCGCCTCATCGAGGAGGGACGCATTGAACAGTCGCAGTACGACGATATAGAACCCGACCTCGATGCCGCCGAGCAGAGGGCCGAAAAAGTTCAGGCGGAACTGACGAGGCTTACGGAGAGCCCCTCCAGCAACAGCATAACGAGTTCCGCACGCGGAGTAGTGTCGGAGATAAATGCAGCAGTCGGAACCGCCACGCCTGCAGGAAAAGCGTTGATAAAGATAACCAAGGTAGATCCGCTCACCGCTCGTTTCGAACTCGCCTCCTATGAATCTTCAGCCATATCGAACGGCATGGGCGTGACAGTGAGGCTTCCCGACTTAAGCGCCGAAAGTATTCATGCGAAGATAACGAAGATCGACCCAACCATAGACCCTGAGCTGCAGACCTTCAAAGTCTGGGCAGAGGTTCCAAACGCCAATGGTCATCTGAAAGTAGGCATGTCCGCCGAGGTGGAGTTTGTAACTCCCAAAAAACAGCGTTTCTACCTGATACCGGCGGAGGCTCTCATTCGGGAACGCAGAAGGCATTACGTCTTTACCGTCATCAACGGGATAGCGCACAAGGTGGAGGTAGTCCCGAAGGAAAAGGTAGGCAGCAAGATCGAAATCGCAAAGGGATTGCGCGAAGATGACTTGGTCGTAGTGAAAGGAAATGAAAAACTCACCGAAGGAACGGTGCTCGACATATGGGGAAGATAA